Proteins encoded together in one Ogataea parapolymorpha DL-1 chromosome III, whole genome shotgun sequence window:
- a CDS encoding Glutamate synthase [NADH] — protein sequence MVLKSDQHLEYEPTAGEVPEAYSVYNYDEVPENKTWASTIPTSKGLYDPAYEKDNCGVGFACHIKGKPSHKIISDARYLLCNMTHRGAVGSDARDGDGAGVMTSIPHKFMAREFEYHCSIELPPSGQYAVGNLFFKKDEDVFRKSKSTFENIAASLGLRVLGWRHVPVDSSILGPAASSREPLILQPLVVLEEVYGSGNKPKAVYSAEEFESKFEKTFEKKLYILRKQSTHTIGLHNWFYICSLTNKNIVYKGQLVPTQVYSYYHDLVNADYECHFALVHSRFSTNTFPSWDRAQPLRWAAHNGEINTLRGNKNWMRAREGVMQSKLFGEELEKLYPIIEEGGSDSAALDNVLELLVINGILSLPEAVMMLVPEAWQNNEHMDYKKKAFYEWAACLMEPWDGPALFTFADGRFCGANLDRNGLRPCRYYVTDDNRMICASEVGVIPIETNKIVEKGRLQPGRMLLVDTKEGRIVDDRELKKQVASRFDFKAWITSNMITMPELTTKLQNKNLDLSTPIDLTLKVQEDPRLLAFGYTQEQVGALLGPMGAGGKEALGSMGNDAALACLAEQPRLMFDYFRQLFAQVTNPPIDPIREKIVMSLECYIGPQGNLLEMNAGQCNRLLMPSPVLLSDELRALKEINKVYPKWSVANIDITFDKSESLTGYTDALDRICQEATQAIVDDHQIIILSDRKTSAERIPVSSLIACGAVHHHLVRQKQRAKVALILETAEAREVHHICCLVGYGADAINPYLAMETLVKLNSENLLAGDLTDKQVLENYKHAIDDGLLKVMSKMGISTLASYKGAQIFEALGVDNSVIDRCFAGTASRIKGITFEYIAQDAFSMHEKGFPSRETVLPKGLPESGEYHWRDGGDAHVNEPAAVANIQDAVRNKNEKAYDAYSKKEYDAIKNCTLRGLLDFDFANSTPVPIDQVEPWTEIVRRFCTGAMSYGSISMEAHSTLAVAMNRLGGKSNTGEGGEDVERSKPSDNGDSMRSAIKQVASGRFGVTSYYLSDSDELQIKMAQGAKPGEGGELPGYKVSNSIAKTRHSTAGVGLISPPPHHDIYSIEDLKQLIYDLKCANPRARVSVKLVSEVGVGIIASGVAKAKADHILISGHDGGTGAARWTGIKYAGLPWELGLAETHQTLVLNDLRGRVTVQTDGQLKTGRDIAIACLLGAEEWGFATAPLISMGCVFNRKCHTNTCPVGIATQDPVLRKQFKGTPEHVINFFYYVSNELRGIMAKLGFRTIDEMVGRTEKLYVRDDLRTTKNANIDLSPILTPAHTIRPGVATRCIKKQDHRLHVRLDNKLIDESEVTLDKGLPVTIEAEAINTDRSIGTTLSYRCSKRFGPSSLPHDTIHVNIRGSAGQSFGAFLAAGITLELEGDCNDYVGKGLSGGRLIVYPPKDSKFKAEENIIIGNTCLYGATSGTAFFRGIAAERFAVRNSGATAIVEGTGDHGCEYMTGGRVVVLGSVGRNFAAGMSGGIAYVLNMAQDFEEKVNKEMVELSTITDPSEIAFLRGLIEDHRHFTGSEIADRILTNFNRFLSRFVKVLPVDYKRVLEEEARKQEELKKKEASSYFSTIKEDPEADITNGEFSRPKSKRVSAASAAKEPKVMDLEDTIVDIKAEETKAVKLDKLGGFVKYKRRNEPYRPAKTRINDWKELSSRLTKEDLHYQTARCIDCGIPFCQSDTGCPISNVIPKWNELVFKDRWYDALQRLLMTNNFPEFTSKICPAPCEGACVVNVSGNAPVGIKSIEAGIIDYGFQQGWIKPEPPAVRTGKNIAIIGSGPSGLAAADQLNKAGHTVTVYERADRPGGLLMYGIPNMKLDKGIVKRRTDLMEAEGVTFVCNTTIGEDITVDELQHQNDAVLLCVGSTIPRDLKIPGRELKNIDFAMTLLKSNTQALLEDNLDQIRAKIEGKNVVVIGGGDTGNDCLGTATRHKAKSVTNFELLPTPSEERGKDNPWPQWPRIFRVDYGHAEVKEHYGRDPREYCILSKEFVGDEDGNVKGIKTVRVEWKRSDSGAWQMAEIPGSEEFFPAEVVLLSMGFVGPEADRLEVSRTPRGTVSTTDPNGYQVEGKGNLFAAGDCRRGQSLVVWGIQEGRQCAREVDQFLMGETRLPGNGSIQKRNYKLLEELAAKVY from the coding sequence ATGGTTTTGAAAAGCGATCAGCATCTGGAGTACGAGCCGACCGCCGGCGAAGTGCCAGAGGCCTACTCGGTGTATAACTACGACGAGGTCCCGGAAAACAAAACGTGGGCCTCCACCATCCCTACCTCCAAGGGTTTGTACGACCCAGCGTACGAGAAGGACAACTGCGGTGTGGGCTTTGCGTGCCATATCAAGGGCAAGCCCTCGCACAAGATCATCTCGGACGCCCGCTACCTGCTCTGCAACATGACCCATCGAGGAGCCGTGGGCTCTGACGCCCGGGACGGAGATGGTGCCGGTGTGATGACATCGATCCCACACAAGTTCATGGCGCGGGAGTTTGAGTACCATTGCTCGATCGAGCTGCCACCCAGCGGGCAGTACGCAGTGGGAAACctgtttttcaagaaggacgaggacgttTTTCGGAAGTCCAAGAGCACGTTCGAGAACATCGCCGCCAGCCTCGGCCTGAGGGTGCTCGGCTGGAGGCACGTGCCTGTCGACTCGTCGATTTTGGGCCCAGCGGCCTCCTCGAGAGAACCACTAATTCTTCAGCCTCTGGTGGTTCTCGAGGAGGTGTACGGCTCGGGAAATAAGCCTAAGGCTGTGTACTCGGCAGAGGAGTTCGAGTCCAAGTTCGAAAAGACgtttgagaagaaactGTACATTCTGAGAAAACAGTCCACCCACACGATTGGCCTGCACAACTGGTTCTACATCTGCTCGCTGACCAACAAGAACATCGTCTACAAGGGCCAGCTCGTCCCTACTCAGGTGTACTCATACTACCACGACCTCGTGAACGCAGACTACGAGTGCCATTTCGCTCTCGTCCACTCCCGATTCTCCACAAATACTTTCCCGTCCTGGGACCGTGCCCAGCCTCTCAGATGGGCAGCCCACAACGGTGAGATTAACACGCTCAGGGGCAACAAGAACTGGATGCGCGCCAGAGAAGGCGTGATGCAGTCGAAGTTGTTTGGcgaggagctcgagaaaTTGTACCCGATCATCGAGGAGGGCGGTTCTGACTCCGCCGCGCTCGACAACGTGCTGGAACTGCTCGTTATCAACGGCATTCTGTCTCTTCCAGAGGCCGTCATGATGCTGGTTCCAGAGGCCTGGCAGAATAACGAGCACATGGACtacaagaaaaaggccTTTTACGAGTGGGCCGCCTGTCTGATGGAGCCGTGGGACGGGCCTGCGCTCTTCACGTTTGCCGACGGAAGATTCTGTGGTGCCAACTTGGACAGAAACGGTCTGAGACCGTGCAGATACTACGTCACCGACGATAACAGAATGATCTGTGCCTCCGAGGTGGGTGTGATTCCAATCGAGACGAACAAGATCGTCGAGAAGGGCAGACTGCAGCCTGGAAGAATGCTGCTTGTGGACACTAAGGAGGGCAGAATTGTCGACGACAGAGAGCTGAAGAAACAGGTTGCATCCAGATTCGATTTCAAGGCGTGGATTACTTCCAACATGATCACCATGCCAGAGCTGACCACCAAGCTGCAGAACAAGAACCTGGACCTGAGCACGCCAATCGATCTGACTCTGAAAGTCCAGGAAGACCCTCGTCTGCTTGCCTTTGGCTACACACAGGAGCAGGTGGGTGCTCTGCTGGGCCCAATGGGAGCCGGCGGCAAGGAGGCTCTGGGATCCATGGGTAACGACGCTGCCCTTGCGTGTCTTGCAGAGCAGCCACGACTGATGTTCGACTACTTCAGACAGCTATTTGCACAGGTTACAAACCCTCCTATCGACCCGATCAGAGAGAAAATCGTCATGTCGCTGGAGTGCTACATTGGACCACAGGGCAACCTTTTGGAGATGAATGCGGGACAGTGCAATAGATTGTTGATGCCGTCTCCAGTGCTACTTAGCGACGAGCTCAGAgctttgaaggagatcaacaaggtgtATCCTAAATGGTCTGTTGCCAATATTGACATCACTTTCGACAAGTCGGAGAGTTTGACAGGCTACACGGATGCCCTGGACAGAATTTGTCAGGAAGCCACCCAGGCCATTGTCGACGACCACCAGATCATCATTCTGTCTGACAGAAAGACCAGTGCAGAGAGAATCCCGGTCAGCTCGCTGATCGCCTGCGGTGCCGTCCACCACCACCTGGTGAGACAGAAACAGCGTGCCAAGGTTGCTCTGATCTTGGAAACCGCAGAGGCCAGAGAAGTCCACCACATCTGCTGTCTGGTTGGTTACGGTGCAGACGCCATCAACCCGTACCTTGCTATGGAGACGTTGGTCAAATTGAACAGCGAGAATCTTCTGGCTGGCGACCTGACGGACAAacaggtgctggagaactACAAACACGCCATCGACGATGGTTTGCTCAAGGTGATGTCCAAGATGGGTATTTCCACGTTGGCATCGTACAAAGGTGCACAGATCTTTGAGGCGCTTGGTGTCGACAACTCTGTGATTGATAGATGTTTTGCCGGCACGGCTTCGAGAATTAAAGGTATCACCTTCGAGTATATCGCGCAGGATGCCTTCTCGATGCACGAAAAGGGATTCCCGTCCAGAGAAACGGTGCTGCCAAAGGGTCTTCCGGAGTCTGGAGAGTACCACTGGAGAGACGGCGGAGACGCTCACGTGAACGAGCCGGCTGCCGTTGCCAACATCCAGGACGCCGTCAGgaacaagaacgagaaggCGTACGATGCCTACTCGAAAAAAGAGTACGATGCCATCAAGAACTGCACGCTCAGAGGTCTTCTGGACTTCGATTTTGCCAACTCGACGCCTGTGCCTATCGACCAGGTTGAGCCTTGGACAGAGATTGTGAGAAGATTCTGCACCGGTGCCATGTCATACGGTTCCATCTCGATGGAGGCGCACTCCACGCTGGCCGTTGCCATGAATAGACTGGGTGGAAAGTCGAACACCGGAGAGGGTGGTGAAGACGTCGAGAGATCGAAACCTTCAGACAACGGCGACTCCATGAGGTCTGCTATCAAACAGGTGGCCTCTGGAAGATTTGGTGTCACCTCGTACTATCTGTCTGATTccgacgagctgcaaaTTAAAATGGCCCAGGGTGCCAAGCCAGGTGAGGGAGGAGAGCTTCCGGGATACAAGGTGTCCAACAGCATCGCCAAGACGAGACACTCCACTGCCGGTGTTGGTCTGATTTCTCCACCACCGCACCACGACATCTACTCGATCGAGGACCTGAAACAGCTGATCTACGACCTCAAGTGCGCCAACCCTAGAGCCAGAGTGTCTGTCAAACTGGTTTCTGAGGTTGGTGTTGGAATCATTGCCTCTGGTGTcgccaaggccaaggcaGACCACATTCTCATTTCTGGACACGACGGTGGTACTGGTGCGGCCAGATGGACCGGTATCAAGTACGCCGGTCTGCCATGGGAGCTGGGTCTTGCCGAGACTCACCAGACTCTGGTTTTGAACGATCTGAGAGGAAGAGTCACTGTGCAGACCGACGGTCAGCTCAAGACCGGAAGAGACATTGCCATTGCCTGTTTGCTGGGTGCCGAGGAGTGGGGCTTTGCCACGGCCCCATTGATCTCCATGGGCTGTGTTTTCAACAGAAAGTGCCATACAAACACCTGTCCCGTTGGTATTGCCACCCAGGACCCTGTGCTGAGAAAACAGTTCAAGGGAACTCCAGAGCACGTGATCAACTTCTTCTACTATGTCTCGAACGAGCTGCGGGGCATCATGGCCAAGCTAGGGTTCAGGACaatcgacgagatggtgggCAGAACGGAAAAGCTGTACGTGAGAGACGACCTGAGAACTACCAAGAACGCCAACATCGATCTGTCGCCAATTCTCACTCCAGCTCACACCATCAGACCCGGCGTTGCTACCCGGTGTATTAAGAAACAGGACCACAGACTGCACGTGAGACTGgacaacaagctgatcgacgagtccGAAGTGACTCTCGATAAGGGGCTGCCGGTCACCATTGAGGCCGAGGCCATCAACACTGACAGATCTATTGGTACCACGCTGTCGTACAGATGTTCCAAGAGATTTGGTCCTTCTAGTCTGCCACATGACACGATCCACGTGAACATCAGAGGCTCTGCCGGCCAATCGTTCGGTGCGTTCCTCGCAGCCGGTATCACCCTGGAGCTGGAAGGTGACTGTAACGACTACGTCGGCAAAGGTCTTTCTGGAGGCAGACTGATCGTGTATCCGCCAAAGGACTCCAAGTTCAAGGCCGAAGAGAACATCATCATTGGTAACACCTGTTTGTACGGTGCCACGTCCGGTACTGCGTTCTTTAGAGGTATTGCTGCCGAGAGATTTGCCGTGAGAAACTCTGGTGCCACGGCCATTGTGGAAGGAACTGGAGACCACGGCTGCGAGTACATGACCGGAGGAAGAGTGGTTGTTTTGGGGTCTGTGGGCCGCAACTTTGCTGCTGGTATGTCTGGCGGTATTGCGTACGTGCTGAACATGGCGCAGGACTTTGAGGAGaaggtcaacaaggagaTGGTGGAGCTGAGCACGATCACCGATCCGTCGGAGATTGCTTTCCTGAGAGGTCTGATCGAAGACCACAGACATTTCACTGGTTCTGAGATTGCCGACAGAATCCTGACCAACTTCAACAGATTCCTGTCGCGGTTCGTGAAGGTTCTTCCTGTCGACTACAAGAGAGTtctggaggaagaggccCGCAAAcaggaggagctgaagaagaaagaggcTTCGTCGTACTTCTCGACCATCAAGGAAGACCCAGAGGCAGACATCACGAACGGCGAGTTTTCGAGACCAAAGTCCAAGCGCGTGTCTGCTGCCAGTGCGGCCAAGGAACCAAAAGTGATGGATTTGGAAGACACGATCGTGGACATCAAGGCCGAAGAGACGAAGGCGGTGAAGCTCGACAAGCTCGGCGGTTTCGTCAAGTACAAGAGAAGAAACGAGCCTTACAGACCTGCCAAGACCAGAATAAACGACTGGAAGGAGCTGTCCAGTAGACTGACCAAGGAGGACCTGCACTACCAGACAGCCAGATGTATCGACTGTGGTATTCCGTTCTGTCAGAGCGACACTGGATGTCCTATTTCGAACGTGATTCCGAAATGGAATGAGCTGGTGTTCAAGGACAGATGGTACGACGCTCTGCAGAGACTGCTCATGACCAACAACTTCCCTGAGTTCACCTCCAAGATctgtccagctccttgcgAGGGTGCCTGTGTGGTGAATGTGTCTGGCAATGCTCCTGTTGGTATCAAGTCTATTGAGGCTGGAATAATCGACTATGGGTTCCAGCAGGGATGGATTAAGCCAGAGCCTCCTGCCGTTAGAACAGGCAAGAACATCGCCATCATTGGTTCTGGTCCGTCGggactcgctgctgctgacCAGCTTAACAAGGCCGGCCACACCGTCACTGTCTACGAAAGAGCAGACCGTCCAGGAGGACTGTTGATGTACGGTATTCCAAACATGAAGCTCGACAAGGGAATCGTGAAGAGAAGAACCGACCTAATGGAGGCTGAGGGCGTCACTTTTGTTTGCAACACCACAATCGGTGAGGATATCActgttgacgagctgcaaCACCAGAACGACGCCGTGCTGCTCTGTGTTGGCTCTACTATTCCTAGAGACCTCAAGATTCCAGGAAGAGAGCTGAAGAACATCGATTTCGCCATGACTCTGCTCAAGTCCAACACCCAGGCCCTGTTGGAGGACAACCTGGACCAGATCAgggccaagatcgagggCAAGAACGTCGTTGTCATTGGTGGAGGTGACACAGGTAACGACTGTCTTGGTACTGCCACTCGTCACAAAGCTAAGTCTGTGACCAACTTTGAGCTTCTGCCTACTCCAAGCGAGGAAAGAGGCAAGGACAACCCATGGCCACAGTGGCCTCGTATTTTCCGCGTGGACTACGGACACGCCGAGGTCAAGGAGCACTACGGCAGAGACCCTAGAGAATACTGTATTTTGTCGAAGGAATTTGTTGGCGACGAGGATGGAAACGTGAAGGGCATCAAGACCGTCAGAGTGGAGTGGAAGAGATCAGACTCCGGCGCCTGGCAAATGGCTGAGATTCCAGGCTCGGAGGAGTTCTTCCCTGCAGAGGTGGTTTTGCTGTCCATGGGATTTGTTGGTCCTGAAGCTGACAGACTGGAGGTTTCGAGAACGCCACGCGGAACCGTGTCCACGACCGATCCTAATGGATACCAGGTTGAGGGTAAGGGTAACCTGTTTGCTGCCGGAGACTGTAGAAGAGGCCAGTCTCTGGTGGTCTGGGGTATCCAAGAGGGAAGACAGTGTGCCCGTGAAGTTGACCAGTTCTTGATGGGCGAGACCCGTCTTCCAGGCAATGGCTCGATCCAGAAGCGCAACTATaagcttttggaagagcttgctGCTAAAGTGTATTGA
- a CDS encoding Catalytic subunit of Nem1p-Spo7p phosphatase holoenzyme: protein MNSIQFLANTVDKAFNPAFPPDQKSPSDIDDSDIVTRQLDPPVQFQKEQQLVFDEEEDSDDPSSFSTLLSILFFIPKHIIVNPVLLVLYIVTYPVRALINVFSKKEAIQQTMPVSQAPDTSADQVHILQPQRSREDPATQITTIMEEDIEFELDKSEDPIKSPTGPVASTSAIRQPPQQLHNTERRKNTRHNNLMTPRKKKFIFPKLLFNFNINHPPNLPQKTLVLDLDETLIHSLSRHNSSILNKNKGTTIEIRINSQLATLYHIYKRPYVDEFLSIVRNWFNLVCFTASIKEYADPVINYLEQEVMLKDKGDISQKKLFSQRFYRNSCIFTEGKGYVKDLGVLTGHQRERPSTPTTSPHPPGTNNSNETVNSVRDRSASRTRGSSVGRPVTDLSRVIIIDNSPISYSFHKKNGIMIEGWINDPDDSELMNLLPLLNSLRFTSDVRNILGLKLGQDVFE, encoded by the coding sequence ATGAACTCTATCCAATTTCTGGCGAACACCGTGGATAAGGCGTTCAACCCCGCGTTCCCGCCGGATCAGAAGTCTCCATCAGACATTGACGATTCGGATATTGTCACAAGACAGCTCGATCCTCCAGTACAATTCCAGAAGGAACAGCAACTTGTGTTcgatgaggaggaggataGCGACGATCCATCGTCTTTTAGCACTCTTTTAAGCATCTTGTTTTTCATCCCAAAGCATATCATCGTCAATCCGGTCCTTCTGGTGCTTTATATCGTCACGTACCCTGTGAGGGCACTGATAAATGTGTTTAgcaagaaagaagcaaTCCAACAAACGATGCCCGTTTCACAAGCCCCTGACACTAGCGCAGATCAGGTACATATCCTCCAGCCTCAGCGGTCTCGTGAAGACCCTGCAACTCAAATCACCACGATAATGGAGGAAGACATagagtttgagctggatAAGAGCGAGGATCCGATCAAATCACCAACGGGCCCGGTAGCCTCTACCAGCGCAATTCGACAGCCGCCACAGCAGCTACATAATACAGAACGCAGGAAGAACACACGCCATAACAATCTCATGACGCCTCGGAAAAAGAAGTTTATCTTCCCCAAACTGCTGTTCAACTTCAACATTAATCATCCTCCAAACCTGCCACAAAAAACgcttgttcttgatctAGACGAAACCCTCATACATTCTCTTTCGAGACACAATTCATCgattctcaacaaaaatAAAGGAACCACCATTGAGATCCGAATCAATAGTCAATTGGCTACGCTATATCACATATATAAACGACCTTATGTGGACGAGTTCTTGTCGATCGTCCGCAACTGGTTCAACCTCGTGTGCTTCACTGCCTccatcaaggagtacgCCGATCCGGTGATCAACTATCTAGAACAAGAGGTCATGCTTAAAGACAAAGGAGACATTTcgcagaaaaagctgttcAGCCAACGATTTTACCGAAACAGCTGTATTTTCACCGAAGGCAAAGGTTATGTGAAGGACCTCGGGGTTCTGACCGGTCACCAAAGAGAGAGACCATCCACACCAACCACCTCGCCGCACCCACCAGGAACAAACAATTCCAACGAGACCGTCAATTCTGTTAGAGACCGCTCTGCAAGCAGAACGAGAGGATCTTCCGTGGGGAGACCAGTAACAGACCTCAGCAGGGTCATCATCATAGACAACTCGCCAATCAGTTACAGCTTTCACAAGAAAAACGGAATCATGATCGAGGGTTGGATCAACGATCCTGATGACTCCGAACTAATGAATTTGTTGCCTCTGTTGAACAGCCTCAGATTCACAAGCGATGTCAGAAACATTCTCGGACTCAAGCTGGGCCAAGACGTTTTTGAGTAA
- a CDS encoding kinesin heavy chain: MSHKASNARSRSPTKSPSKLQYKLLAPDLGGTEYVNNTNIKVIVRFRPENEMEKASGATNIVEYHPDNQSVSVTVASNTTNFTFDRIFCEDTEQEEIFNYSVKQTTNDLALGYNGTVLCYGQTGSGKSYTMMGDLHDERNKGQTPRIFEQIFQGIEDSPKTLEYTVGVSYLEIYNENLRDLLNPKNNSKLAIHENKVDGVYVSNLETLYVSNLNDVYTILDQGNKNRSVGSTNMNEQSSRSHAIFQIRLSSKNLEDGIIKTGNLFLVDLAGSEKIDKTGASGQLLEEAKKINSSLSALGNVINSLTDGKSTHIPYRDSKLTRILQESLGGNSRTTLIINCSPSSLNDQETLSTLRFGSRAKYIKNSVHINSELSNHELKKRYFDQAKINEENVRKIQKLETRNQELEEENGQLKEELAKFKELMNMKTTSNEVTKLNDTIMMLKSSQLVMTRELEQKNAYIAELESKANESVESTSKLEALEKAIEHFSDHIEQIEGQNRQLKKDIQALQQMSNQKTNKIKELEQQLKAQEMLVEQDTQIFEQKLNHLKGRVSSHRSLKQRTLSGEKENSGSSISSRTRPSTKNRIGLNLRIVKPMRGGQQGT; encoded by the coding sequence ATGTCCCACAAAGCTTCCAACGCCAGATCCCGGTCGCCGACAAAGTCGCCTAGCAAACTACAGTACAAATTGCTGGCTCCAGACCTGGGGGGCACAGAGTATGTGAATAATACCAATATAAAGGTGATTGTGCGGTTTAGGCCCGAAAATGAGATGGAGAAGGCCAGCGGCGCCACGAATATTGTCGAATACCACCCAGATAACCAGAGCGTCTCTGTCACTGTGGCGTCTAATACCACCAATTTCACGTTTGATCGTATTTTCTGCGAAGACACGGAGCAGGAAGAAATCTTCAATTACTCGGTCAAACAGACCACCAACGATCTGGCCTTGGGCTATAATGGAACGGTGCTATGCTATGGTCAGACCGGATCCGGAAAATCGTATACAATGATGGGCGATCTGCACGACGAGAGAAATAAAGGACAGACTCCGCGGATATTCGAGCAGATATTCCAAGGCATCGAGGACTCCCCAAAGACGCTCGAGTACACGGTGGGCGTCTCGTATTTGGAGATTTATAACGAGAATTTGCGGGACTTGCTCAATCCAAAGAACAACTCCAAGCTGGCGATCCATGAAAACAAAGTCGATGGTGTTTATGTGAGCAACTTGGAAACTCTCTATGTGTCAAACCTCAACGATGTGTACACTATTCTAGACCAGGGAAACAAGAATCGAAGCGTCGGCTCCACGAATATGAACGAGCAGAGCTCACGGTCGCatgcaatttttcaaatacGATTGAGCTCCAAGAATTTGGAGGACGGGATAATCAAGACAGGTAACTTGTTtctggtcgatctcgcAGGTTCAgagaaaatcgacaaaACAGGTGCTTCCGGGCAGCTTTTagaggaggccaagaaaatcaactcGTCGCTCTCTGCGCTTGGCAATGTCATAAACTCTCTCACGGACGGCAAGTCCACGCATATCCCTTATAGAGATTCCAAGCTCACGCGTATTTTGCAGGAGTCTCTCGGAGGAAACTCCCGAACCACGCTAATTATCAACTGTTCGCCTTCTTCGCTCAATGATCAGGAAACGCTCTCCACGCTCAGGTTCGGGTCCCGAGCCAAATATATCAAAAACAGTGTCCACATTAATAGCGAATTGAGTAATCatgagctcaagaaacGATACTTTGACCAAGCCAAAATCAACGAAGAAAACGTCCGGAAAATACAGAAACTGGAGACACGGAACCAGGAGTTGGAAGAGGAAAATGGACAGTTgaaggaagagctggcAAAGTTCAAGGAACTCATGAACATGAAGACCACGTCGAACGAAGTGACCAAACTGAACGATACGATCATGATGCTAAAGTCGTCTCAATTGGTCATGAccagagagctggagcaaAAAAATGCATACATAGCCGAGCTTGAAAGCAAAGCGAATGAGTCTGTTGAAAGCACCTCAAAACTCgaggctttggagaaggCCATTGAGCATTTCTCCGATCACATTGAGCAGATCGAAGGACAGAATAGACaattgaaaaaagatatcCAGGCGTTGCAACAGATGAGCAACCAGAAGaccaacaagatcaaggagtTGGAGCAACAGTTGAAAGCGCAGGAGATGCTTGTGGAGCAGGATACACAGATATTTGAGCAGAAACTCAATCATTTGAAAGGACGTGTGTCCTCGCATAGATCATTGAAACAGCGGACATTGTCAGGTGAAAAGGAGAATTCTGGGTCGAGCATATCATCGCGCACACGGCCGTCTACCAAAAATCGAATAGGACTCAACCTGAGAATTGTGAAGCCAATGAGAGGCGGTCAACAAGGGACATGA